A genomic window from Synechococcus sp. CBW1107 includes:
- a CDS encoding alpha/beta fold hydrolase produces the protein MLLPAALSQHVRRGLALLTSLLVGSVAPRLVEPVSAADRLDVQLDGLSLPLDLHQLDAWSRDPKGSRNELAIWLELLDQGSRDDLVTLLRSPLLPDRGFALQLLQSWAGRQVLEAVGELFAGGKPGSGVLLLTTLRERLQRPEPIRFVDLLLAVPTPRLTLDLDGLLQLAGLWRHQLEEQTLALERLRDLPLRNREDSETSARLAAIQPDPRPRTIALTVAHRSAPLEIEVWPAVPPRQGSWVVLMPGLGGSSAQLGWLARGLAARGWPVVLIEHPGSNETAVRQMLDGQRPPPGAETLPDRLADVEAVLAAERQGRIPPLGHSVVLMGHSLGGLSALLASGLRPVPGLARRCERALDVIPLINISRLLQCQLQEVPLPEPAGGPPRALAAVVSLNGFGSLLWPGRGLEHLKAPLLIIGGGLDLVTPPVSEQLALFLQHRDPRSRLVMVDGGSHFSVVRVKEHEQALWRLGDGLVGMEPVRVQELLLSLTSDFLASVDTAIPMAPQRRSRDGVTAYVLDGRSARRWRGRIGP, from the coding sequence TTGCTCCTGCCTGCGGCTCTGTCACAACACGTCCGTCGGGGGCTGGCACTCCTGACCAGTCTGCTGGTGGGCTCGGTGGCTCCACGGCTGGTGGAGCCGGTCAGCGCGGCCGACCGGCTGGATGTGCAGCTCGATGGTCTCTCGCTGCCCCTCGATCTGCATCAGCTCGACGCCTGGAGCCGGGACCCGAAGGGCAGCCGCAATGAACTGGCCATCTGGCTCGAGCTGCTCGACCAGGGCAGCCGTGACGATCTGGTGACCCTGCTGCGATCACCCCTGTTGCCCGATCGGGGCTTCGCTCTGCAGTTGCTGCAGAGCTGGGCGGGGCGCCAGGTGCTGGAGGCGGTGGGAGAACTGTTCGCCGGAGGCAAGCCCGGCAGTGGCGTGCTGCTGCTCACCACCCTGCGGGAACGCCTGCAGCGGCCCGAGCCGATCCGGTTCGTGGACCTGCTGCTGGCGGTGCCCACCCCCCGGCTCACCCTTGATCTCGATGGGCTGCTGCAGCTGGCGGGGCTCTGGCGGCATCAGCTGGAGGAGCAGACCCTGGCGCTGGAGCGGTTGCGGGATCTGCCGCTGCGCAACCGGGAGGATTCGGAGACCAGTGCACGGCTGGCGGCGATTCAGCCTGACCCCAGGCCCAGGACCATCGCCCTGACGGTGGCCCACAGGTCAGCCCCCCTGGAGATTGAAGTGTGGCCGGCCGTCCCGCCACGCCAGGGCTCCTGGGTGGTGCTGATGCCGGGACTCGGGGGCAGCAGCGCCCAGCTCGGCTGGTTGGCCCGGGGCCTGGCGGCCCGTGGCTGGCCGGTGGTGCTGATCGAGCACCCCGGCAGCAACGAGACGGCGGTGCGCCAGATGCTTGACGGCCAGCGCCCCCCACCAGGGGCTGAAACCCTTCCCGATCGGCTGGCTGATGTCGAGGCGGTTCTGGCGGCGGAACGGCAGGGGCGGATCCCCCCTCTCGGCCACTCGGTGGTGCTGATGGGCCACTCCCTGGGAGGGCTTTCTGCGCTGCTGGCCAGCGGACTGCGCCCGGTCCCGGGGCTGGCTCGCCGCTGCGAGCGGGCTCTGGATGTGATCCCCCTGATCAACATCTCCAGGCTGCTGCAATGTCAGCTCCAGGAGGTGCCCCTGCCGGAGCCCGCAGGTGGCCCGCCAAGAGCCCTGGCCGCGGTGGTGAGCCTGAATGGCTTCGGCAGCCTGCTCTGGCCTGGCCGGGGTCTGGAGCATCTCAAGGCTCCGCTGCTGATCATCGGCGGCGGGCTGGATCTGGTCACCCCGCCGGTGAGCGAGCAGCTGGCGCTGTTCCTGCAGCACCGGGATCCTCGCAGCCGTCTGGTGATGGTGGACGGCGGGAGTCACTTTTCCGTGGTGCGCGTCAAGGAGCATGAGCAGGCTCTCTGGCGGCTCGGCGATGGTCTGGTGGGGATGGAGCCGGTGCGGGTCCAGGAGCTGCTGCTGAGCCTCACGTCCGATTTCCTGGCATCGGTGGACACGGCCATTCCGATGGCTCCGCAGCGGCGCAGCCGCGATGGCGTGACGGCCTACGTGCTCGATGGGCGCAGTGCCAGGCGATGGCGCGGCCGCATCGGCCCCTGA
- the bchI gene encoding magnesium chelatase ATPase subunit I, which translates to MSQTRKRRAFPFTAIVGQEEMKLALLLNVIDPRIGGVMIMGDRGTGKSTTIRALADLLPEIEVVAGDPYNSSPSDPDLQSAEVRQRVESGEALPVEARQVPMVDLPLGATEDRLCGTIDIEKALSEGVRAFEPGLLAKANRGLLYVDEVNLLDDHLVDVLLDSAASGWNTVEREGVSVRHPARFVLIGSGNPEEGELRPQLLDRFGMSVEVRTVRDPELRVQVVDQRTGYDSDPDGFNSHHLSAQQALQQRVVDAQQRLPEVLIDPDLRIRISAVCGELDVDGLRGDIVTNRAARALAAFEGRTEVTDDDVARVVACCLRHRLRKDPLEQIDSGDRVIKVFCKIFEMADTSRDAFQLSLAA; encoded by the coding sequence GTGAGTCAGACCCGCAAACGCAGGGCGTTCCCCTTCACCGCCATCGTCGGCCAGGAGGAGATGAAGCTCGCCCTGTTGTTGAACGTGATCGATCCCCGCATCGGCGGGGTGATGATCATGGGCGACCGGGGCACGGGGAAATCCACCACGATCCGCGCCCTCGCGGATCTGCTGCCGGAGATCGAGGTCGTTGCCGGAGATCCTTACAACAGTTCCCCCAGCGACCCCGACCTGCAGAGCGCCGAAGTGCGCCAGCGGGTGGAGAGCGGCGAAGCACTGCCGGTGGAAGCGCGCCAGGTCCCGATGGTCGACCTTCCCCTCGGTGCCACCGAAGACCGCCTCTGCGGAACGATCGACATCGAGAAGGCTCTGAGCGAAGGGGTGCGGGCCTTCGAGCCGGGTCTGCTGGCCAAGGCCAACCGCGGCCTGCTCTACGTCGATGAGGTGAACCTGCTCGACGACCATCTGGTGGACGTGCTGCTGGATTCGGCCGCTTCCGGGTGGAACACGGTGGAGCGGGAGGGGGTCTCGGTGCGTCACCCGGCGCGCTTCGTGCTGATCGGCTCGGGCAACCCCGAGGAAGGAGAACTGAGGCCCCAGCTGCTCGATCGCTTCGGCATGAGCGTGGAGGTGCGCACGGTTCGCGATCCGGAGCTGCGCGTGCAGGTGGTGGACCAGCGCACCGGCTACGACAGCGATCCCGACGGCTTCAACAGCCACCACCTGAGCGCGCAGCAGGCGCTGCAGCAGCGGGTGGTGGACGCCCAGCAGCGGCTCCCCGAGGTGCTGATCGATCCTGATCTGCGCATCCGCATCTCGGCGGTCTGCGGTGAGCTGGATGTGGACGGCCTGCGCGGCGACATCGTCACCAACCGGGCGGCCCGGGCCCTGGCCGCCTTCGAAGGACGTACCGAAGTGACCGACGACGACGTGGCCCGGGTGGTGGCCTGCTGCCTGCGCCACCGGCTTCGCAAGGATCCGCTTGAGCAGATCGATTCCGGTGATCGTGTGATCAAGGTGTTCTGCAAGATCTTCGAGATGGCGGACACCTCCCGCGACGCCTTCCAGCTGTCCCTGGCGGCCTGA
- a CDS encoding SufE family protein: protein MSTGSESLDAIVERLRGTSDPRRRYEYVLWLAKKLEPLPDEFRQEVFKVKGCVSQVYVVGQLIDGKLHWRGDSDAQITKGLLALLIAGLEGLSPDQAAELDPGFLAETGLQASLTPSRANGFLNILKMMQAQARSLAAE, encoded by the coding sequence ATGAGCACCGGCAGCGAAAGCCTCGACGCGATCGTGGAGCGCCTGCGGGGCACCAGTGACCCCAGACGCCGCTACGAGTACGTGCTCTGGCTGGCCAAGAAACTCGAACCGCTGCCCGACGAATTCCGTCAGGAGGTGTTCAAGGTGAAGGGCTGTGTCTCGCAGGTGTACGTGGTGGGGCAGCTGATCGATGGCAAGCTCCACTGGCGAGGGGATTCGGATGCTCAGATCACCAAGGGGTTGCTGGCCCTTCTGATCGCTGGGCTGGAGGGACTCTCGCCAGACCAGGCTGCTGAGCTCGACCCCGGTTTTCTGGCCGAGACGGGCCTGCAGGCGAGCCTCACCCCCTCCCGTGCCAATGGATTCCTGAACATCCTCAAGATGATGCAGGCCCAGGCCAGGAGCCTGGCAGCGGAATGA
- a CDS encoding homoserine dehydrogenase has product MTIGIGLLGLGTVGAGVAEILTSPAGRHPLVAELELRRIAVRDPNRPRPVTLAPELLCTDPAEVVNDPSVEIVVEVMGGLEPARTLILAAIAAGKSVVTANKAVIARHGEEIADAAARQGVYVLIEAAVGGGIPIIEPLKQSLGGNRIQRVSGIINGTTNYILTRMTDEGAAYAEVLAEAQSLGYAEADPAADVEGHDAADKIAILAGLAYGGSVERSLIPTAGISELQARDVGYASQLGYRVKLLAVAQHLGTEANGEECLDVRVHPTLVPADHPLAVVNGVNNAILVEGDPVGRVMFYGPGAGAGPTASAVVADILNIAGIRQVGGSGGGLDPLLAASRWRRCRLVESSRTSHRNYVRLQTNDQAGVIGRIGSCFGQEEVSIQSIVQLEASGGQAEIVVITHEVEEARFQAALAAIRALCEVQSVAACLRTL; this is encoded by the coding sequence ATGACCATCGGCATCGGCTTGCTCGGTCTGGGCACGGTGGGAGCCGGTGTCGCCGAGATCCTCACCTCCCCGGCCGGTCGCCATCCACTGGTGGCGGAGCTTGAGCTGCGGCGCATCGCCGTACGCGATCCGAACCGGCCCCGGCCCGTGACCCTGGCTCCTGAGTTGCTCTGCACCGACCCGGCCGAGGTGGTGAACGACCCCTCGGTGGAGATCGTCGTGGAGGTGATGGGCGGGCTGGAGCCTGCCCGCACGCTGATCCTCGCGGCCATTGCCGCCGGCAAGTCGGTGGTGACGGCCAACAAGGCGGTGATCGCCCGCCATGGAGAGGAGATTGCCGATGCCGCCGCCCGCCAGGGGGTTTACGTGCTGATCGAAGCAGCGGTGGGAGGCGGCATTCCCATCATCGAGCCCCTCAAGCAATCCCTGGGGGGCAACCGCATCCAGCGGGTGAGCGGCATCATCAACGGCACCACCAATTACATCCTCACCCGCATGACGGATGAGGGGGCCGCCTACGCCGAGGTTCTGGCGGAGGCCCAGAGCCTGGGTTACGCCGAGGCTGACCCCGCCGCCGATGTCGAGGGGCATGACGCCGCCGACAAGATCGCGATCCTCGCCGGCCTGGCCTATGGCGGCTCCGTGGAGCGTTCATTGATTCCCACCGCCGGCATCAGTGAGCTTCAGGCGCGGGATGTGGGCTACGCCAGCCAGCTGGGCTACCGGGTGAAGCTGCTGGCCGTGGCTCAGCACCTGGGCACAGAGGCCAACGGCGAAGAATGCCTTGATGTCCGGGTGCACCCGACGCTGGTGCCCGCCGATCATCCCCTGGCGGTGGTCAATGGGGTCAACAACGCGATCCTGGTCGAGGGAGATCCCGTGGGGAGGGTGATGTTCTACGGTCCCGGGGCAGGGGCAGGGCCTACCGCCTCGGCCGTGGTGGCCGACATCCTCAACATCGCCGGCATCCGCCAGGTGGGCGGCTCCGGCGGCGGGCTGGATCCCCTGCTGGCGGCCAGCCGCTGGCGCCGCTGCCGTCTGGTGGAGAGCTCCCGCACCAGCCACCGCAACTACGTGCGCCTGCAGACCAACGACCAGGCCGGGGTGATCGGTCGGATCGGCAGCTGCTTCGGTCAGGAGGAAGTGTCGATCCAGTCGATCGTGCAGCTGGAGGCCAGCGGCGGCCAGGCCGAAATCGTGGTCATCACCCACGAAGTGGAGGAGGCCCGATTTCAGGCGGCACTCGCCGCAATCAGGGCCCTCTGCGAAGTCCAGAGCGTGGCGGCATGCCTGCGCACCCTCTGA
- a CDS encoding ABC transporter substrate-binding protein, with protein MKPLRSVSLLAALVVLLLGCQPQRPGGRLVVGSRTRIDSVDPAATYSFGALQLISAVGDPLYAINARGELQPRLATALPRMSPDRLTAWVPLRRGVRFHDGTRFDAAAMVFTLERFLAIGKLSYLLGDRIVSVRASGSHELELRLRRPFSALPQLLSAVSLTPLSPTAYRSHGKRFLNDRFVGTGPYRLTFFADQQQRLEPFTDYWGERPANSGLDLVNLSNSTALYGALRSGEVDVLLSTSLEGDQQLSLHQDAQKGRLLEGVGPALEIGYLTLLSDQPPLKNPVVRRAIAHSLDHDLISQRVTHGLRPPLRDLVPPSLSGSEPTAWPAYDPAEARRLFEQAGYCRGRTLNLPFTFRSNIPADKLFALIWKEQLRRDLGDCIVLEVNGMESTTAYRQLGEGAFASILLEWMGDYPDADNYLQPLLGCDKAVGHRCLEGPSASSGSFWTRPGLNEELLLSQSLEGAERIRLLQRLQRDTAAAAPYIPVWLVAPRAWAQAGLSTPQFDGSGRVVLSRLQQRPAASSASRPAP; from the coding sequence CTGAAGCCGCTGCGTTCGGTCTCCCTGCTGGCCGCCCTGGTGGTGCTGCTGCTGGGCTGCCAGCCCCAACGTCCGGGGGGGAGGCTTGTGGTGGGCAGCCGCACGAGGATCGACTCAGTAGACCCGGCGGCCACCTACAGCTTCGGGGCCCTGCAGCTGATCAGCGCGGTCGGTGATCCCCTCTACGCCATCAATGCCAGGGGGGAGCTGCAGCCCCGTCTGGCGACGGCTCTGCCGAGGATGAGTCCTGATCGCCTCACCGCCTGGGTGCCGCTGAGGCGTGGGGTGCGCTTCCACGACGGCACCCGCTTCGATGCCGCCGCCATGGTGTTCACCCTGGAGCGCTTTCTGGCCATCGGCAAGCTGAGCTACCTGCTGGGGGATCGCATCGTTTCCGTGCGCGCCAGCGGCAGCCATGAGCTGGAACTGAGGCTGCGGCGTCCCTTCAGCGCCCTGCCCCAGCTGCTGAGCGCCGTCAGTCTCACCCCCCTCTCCCCCACCGCCTACCGAAGTCACGGCAAGCGCTTTCTCAACGACCGCTTCGTGGGAACAGGCCCCTACAGGCTCACCTTCTTCGCCGACCAGCAGCAGCGGCTGGAGCCCTTCACCGACTACTGGGGGGAGCGTCCCGCCAACAGCGGTCTCGACCTGGTCAACCTCAGCAACTCCACCGCTCTCTACGGGGCTCTGCGCAGCGGCGAGGTGGATGTGCTGCTCTCCACCAGCCTGGAGGGAGACCAGCAGCTCTCGCTGCACCAGGACGCCCAGAAGGGCCGCCTCCTGGAAGGGGTGGGTCCCGCGCTTGAGATCGGCTACCTGACCCTGCTCAGCGACCAGCCGCCCCTGAAGAACCCCGTGGTGCGCCGTGCCATTGCCCACAGCCTCGACCACGACCTGATCAGCCAGCGGGTCACCCATGGCCTGCGGCCGCCGCTGCGGGATCTGGTGCCCCCCAGCCTGAGCGGCTCCGAACCGACGGCCTGGCCGGCCTACGACCCGGCGGAGGCCCGGCGACTCTTCGAACAGGCCGGCTACTGCCGGGGCCGGACGCTGAACCTGCCCTTCACCTTCCGCTCCAACATCCCCGCCGACAAGCTGTTCGCCCTGATCTGGAAGGAACAGCTGCGCCGGGATCTGGGGGACTGCATCGTCCTGGAGGTGAACGGGATGGAATCCACCACGGCCTACCGTCAGCTCGGCGAGGGAGCTTTCGCCTCGATCCTGCTGGAGTGGATGGGCGACTACCCCGACGCCGACAACTATCTGCAGCCGCTCCTGGGTTGTGACAAGGCCGTGGGTCATCGCTGTCTGGAAGGGCCCAGTGCCTCCAGCGGCAGCTTCTGGACCCGCCCTGGCCTGAACGAGGAGCTGCTTCTGAGCCAGAGCCTGGAGGGGGCCGAGAGGATCAGGCTCCTCCAGCGTCTGCAGCGGGACACCGCCGCCGCGGCCCCCTACATCCCGGTCTGGCTGGTGGCGCCCAGGGCCTGGGCCCAGGCTGGGCTGAGCACTCCGCAGTTCGATGGTTCCGGCCGCGTCGTGCTCAGCCGGCTCCAGCAGCGGCCTGCGGCTTCGAGCGCTTCGAGGCCTGCGCCATGA
- a CDS encoding 5-formyltetrahydrofolate cyclo-ligase, translated as MAGEPGPADPKALWRRHFRQRRAAQPEAQRRRLLEQALSAVPPLIGADQRLGLYWPLAGEPDLRDLAGVLPARLALPAIRAPAGEARLGYEIWRPGDPLRPDAAGVPAPGPAGTPLPAASLGLLLVPALAFDRRGFRLGYGGGWFDRLRADPRWRSVPALIVAPAACAVERLPVDPWDVPFDGWLSDGGIEWLQPVERDSA; from the coding sequence ATGGCGGGTGAACCGGGGCCGGCCGACCCCAAAGCTCTCTGGCGCCGACACTTCCGCCAGCGACGGGCTGCTCAGCCGGAGGCGCAGCGGAGGCGGCTGCTGGAGCAGGCCCTCAGTGCTGTGCCCCCCCTGATCGGGGCAGATCAACGGCTTGGGCTCTACTGGCCCCTGGCCGGTGAGCCGGATCTGCGGGACCTGGCCGGGGTCCTTCCAGCCCGGCTGGCCCTGCCCGCCATCCGGGCTCCGGCAGGAGAGGCCAGGCTCGGCTACGAGATCTGGCGGCCCGGCGATCCACTCCGGCCCGATGCGGCGGGGGTGCCGGCGCCGGGGCCAGCCGGGACGCCGCTGCCGGCTGCGTCGCTCGGCCTGCTGCTGGTGCCGGCCCTCGCGTTCGACCGCCGCGGCTTCCGGCTCGGCTATGGCGGCGGCTGGTTCGACAGGTTGCGGGCCGATCCCCGCTGGCGATCGGTGCCGGCCCTGATCGTGGCTCCCGCCGCCTGCGCCGTGGAGCGGTTGCCGGTGGATCCGTGGGATGTGCCGTTCGACGGCTGGCTCAGCGACGGGGGGATCGAATGGTTGCAACCTGTTGAGAGGGACTCGGCGTGA
- a CDS encoding ABC transporter permease → MSRRRQLLGYLGSRLLLAPVMLWLIATLVFLLLRLAPGDPIDALLGTRAPEAARQALRQQLGLDQPLPAQYGHFLADLLRGNLGESLTNQTPVLEVIRQSLPASLELGLCALLIAAVLGLAVGFSGIARPEGRLDLAGRLYGIGTYALPPFWAAMVIQLIFAVWLGWLPVGGRFPATLMPPSGTGFYLLDSLRAANPQQLAGSLRHLVLPAATLGLLLSGIFANALRLNLRRVLRSDYVEAARSRGLSETRVVLRHALPNALLPVLTITGITVASLIGGALLIEVTYSWPGIAFRLQEAIGQRDYPLVQGIVVVVAALVVLVSVTVDMLVAVLDPRIRF, encoded by the coding sequence ATGAGCCGCCGCCGCCAGTTGCTGGGCTACCTGGGCAGCCGGCTGCTGCTGGCCCCTGTGATGCTCTGGCTGATCGCCACCCTGGTGTTTCTGCTGCTGCGGCTGGCCCCTGGGGATCCCATCGACGCCCTGCTGGGCACCCGGGCACCGGAGGCGGCGCGGCAGGCCCTTCGCCAGCAGCTGGGCCTCGACCAGCCCCTGCCCGCCCAGTACGGTCACTTCCTGGCTGATCTGCTCAGGGGCAATCTGGGGGAATCGCTCACCAACCAGACCCCGGTGCTGGAGGTGATCCGCCAGAGCCTGCCCGCCAGCCTGGAGCTGGGGCTGTGCGCGCTGCTGATCGCCGCGGTTCTCGGGCTGGCGGTGGGCTTTAGCGGCATCGCCCGCCCGGAGGGCAGGCTCGACCTGGCCGGACGCCTCTACGGCATCGGCACCTATGCCCTGCCGCCGTTCTGGGCGGCGATGGTCATCCAGCTGATCTTCGCCGTCTGGCTGGGCTGGCTGCCGGTGGGGGGGCGCTTCCCCGCCACTCTGATGCCCCCCAGCGGCACCGGCTTCTATCTGCTCGACAGTCTGCGTGCCGCCAATCCCCAGCAGCTGGCTGGCAGCCTGCGGCACCTGGTGCTGCCCGCCGCCACCCTCGGCCTGCTGCTCAGCGGCATCTTCGCCAACGCCCTGCGGCTCAACCTGCGGCGGGTGCTGCGCTCCGACTACGTGGAGGCGGCCCGCAGCCGCGGCCTCAGCGAAACCCGGGTGGTGCTCCGCCATGCCCTCCCCAATGCGCTGCTGCCCGTGCTCACGATCACCGGCATCACCGTGGCCTCGCTGATCGGCGGCGCTCTGCTGATCGAGGTCACCTATTCCTGGCCCGGGATCGCCTTCCGGCTGCAGGAGGCCATCGGGCAACGCGACTACCCCCTCGTGCAGGGGATCGTGGTGGTGGTGGCAGCCCTGGTGGTGCTGGTGAGCGTGACGGTGGACATGCTGGTGGCGGTGCTGGATCCCCGCATCCGCTTCTGA
- a CDS encoding DUF3370 domain-containing protein encodes MPVLTMAAGLLLTAAVAQLGATAAAVPAPAPAPAPAPAVAPSTEFRTQQVRPLSGGLDRVAVINDNNPELIIQPGILLSTFNGRGTLAGQPFSTPEAHLNVPLQGRFDLFSHHVYAGRPETLDSVLWLGVVAAPVNSKPVRLRVLSGSTALSQSSDPSQPAAPFLPLPPLMTHDGTSVFAGPGSRVAAELLQNRRGSGIPQEWTLSAGQLTTLLALPIPVKGLDPLLNGRNLQLRLESDGPVELATLAAFGGEQPPEAEVWSRLLRAGLSAKEHVPTPRGQPGGIIYSRVSGVQTGSRWSARLTDPGTRSLSVRSAPGSWPIASLERGSLGSGQVQTAELQAFYPGTAWAAHGNYGVEYDLTLPLVNDTKTPVALDLALESPRKTDRPEGGLRFNLTPPRAVVFRGTVEVSGLDGPEGRPAGRRWFHLVQRQGEKGPSLGRISLAPGQQRQVRVRLIYPADATPPQVLSLLPAPVLPQAAVKQSESVPAPRP; translated from the coding sequence ATGCCCGTCCTGACCATGGCCGCCGGCCTGCTGCTCACCGCAGCCGTAGCCCAGCTGGGCGCCACGGCTGCGGCTGTCCCGGCCCCGGCTCCGGCCCCTGCTCCGGCCCCGGCCGTCGCCCCGAGCACCGAGTTCAGGACCCAGCAGGTGCGTCCCCTCAGTGGCGGACTCGACCGCGTGGCGGTGATCAACGACAACAACCCCGAGCTGATCATCCAGCCCGGCATCCTGCTCTCCACCTTCAACGGCCGCGGAACGCTCGCGGGCCAGCCGTTCTCCACCCCTGAGGCCCACCTGAACGTTCCTCTGCAGGGACGCTTCGATCTGTTCAGCCACCACGTCTATGCCGGCCGGCCGGAAACCCTCGACTCGGTGCTCTGGCTGGGGGTGGTGGCCGCTCCGGTGAACAGCAAGCCGGTGCGGCTTCGGGTGCTGAGCGGATCCACGGCCCTGTCCCAGTCGAGCGATCCGAGCCAGCCGGCGGCTCCCTTCCTGCCGCTGCCGCCCCTGATGACCCACGACGGCACATCGGTGTTCGCCGGCCCAGGGTCACGGGTGGCGGCCGAACTGCTGCAGAACCGCCGCGGCAGTGGGATTCCCCAGGAGTGGACCCTGTCTGCGGGTCAGCTCACCACCCTGCTGGCCCTGCCGATTCCCGTGAAGGGGCTCGATCCTCTGCTCAACGGCCGCAACCTGCAGCTGCGGCTGGAGAGTGACGGTCCCGTGGAGTTGGCCACCCTGGCCGCCTTCGGAGGCGAGCAGCCACCGGAAGCGGAGGTCTGGAGCCGCCTGCTGCGCGCCGGACTCAGCGCCAAGGAGCACGTGCCCACACCCAGGGGGCAGCCCGGGGGCATCATCTACTCGCGGGTGAGCGGCGTGCAGACGGGCAGCCGCTGGAGCGCACGGCTCACCGATCCCGGCACGAGGTCACTCTCCGTGCGCAGTGCACCGGGGTCCTGGCCGATCGCCTCGCTGGAGCGGGGCAGCCTGGGCAGCGGCCAGGTGCAGACCGCCGAACTGCAGGCTTTCTACCCGGGCACCGCCTGGGCCGCGCACGGAAACTACGGCGTGGAATACGACCTGACCCTGCCCCTGGTGAACGACACCAAGACCCCAGTGGCCCTCGATCTGGCCCTGGAATCCCCGCGCAAAACCGACAGACCCGAAGGCGGTCTGCGCTTCAACCTCACCCCGCCCAGGGCGGTGGTCTTTCGCGGCACGGTGGAGGTGAGCGGGCTGGATGGCCCGGAAGGCCGTCCAGCCGGACGTCGCTGGTTCCATCTGGTGCAGCGCCAGGGTGAGAAGGGCCCCAGCCTCGGGCGCATCAGCCTGGCCCCAGGCCAGCAACGGCAGGTGAGGGTGCGGCTGATCTACCCCGCCGACGCCACGCCCCCCCAGGTGCTGAGCCTGCTGCCCGCTCCGGTGCTCCCACAGGCAGCTGTGAAACAATCCGAATCCGTGCCGGCCCCCCGTCCGTGA
- a CDS encoding serine hydrolase gives MRTGRPPRSGSPGWFQPLALVLRLLVMGLGLGVLTGTALKQLAPKLAQGAMDAPKASSASSPVPTPKGGLALGRFESRVELTKLSQRWKALAAEQKDLKVGGFLLVLDDGRFAQLNPDTPLPAASSIKTPILLAALDDLDAGKLRWNEPLPLTKEVVGGGAGWMASRPLGTRFPFYEAATEMIRVSDNSATNLLIKRLGGKAATNAHFQALGLPATVVNNWLPDLEGTNTTSPRDLARSIALVDIGEKLSPRARDHFRTIMATSRTNTLLPAGLLKGLGGNSSDPDSELMARGLTVLNKTGDIGIAYADAGLIELPNGKRAVAGFMVKGPFNDPRSTDLIRAMAAAVSETLVGRSESSPQPR, from the coding sequence GTGCGTACGGGCCGTCCCCCCCGTTCCGGATCCCCCGGCTGGTTCCAGCCCCTCGCCCTCGTCCTGCGCCTGCTGGTGATGGGCCTTGGCCTCGGGGTGCTCACCGGCACCGCCTTGAAACAACTCGCCCCGAAACTCGCCCAGGGCGCGATGGACGCCCCCAAGGCCAGCAGCGCCAGCTCACCGGTGCCAACCCCCAAGGGAGGCCTGGCCCTGGGGCGCTTCGAGTCCAGGGTGGAACTCACCAAGCTCAGCCAGCGCTGGAAGGCCCTTGCCGCCGAGCAGAAGGATCTCAAGGTGGGCGGCTTCCTGCTGGTGCTGGATGACGGCCGTTTCGCCCAGCTCAATCCCGACACACCCCTGCCCGCCGCGAGCTCGATCAAGACCCCGATCCTGTTGGCGGCCCTCGACGACCTGGACGCCGGCAAGCTGCGCTGGAACGAACCGCTGCCGCTGACCAAGGAGGTGGTGGGAGGCGGAGCCGGCTGGATGGCCAGCCGTCCGCTGGGCACCCGCTTCCCGTTCTATGAGGCCGCCACCGAGATGATCCGGGTGAGTGACAACAGCGCCACGAACCTGCTGATCAAGCGCCTCGGTGGCAAGGCCGCCACCAATGCCCACTTCCAGGCCCTGGGCCTGCCCGCCACGGTGGTCAACAACTGGCTGCCCGACCTCGAGGGCACCAACACCACCAGCCCCCGCGACCTGGCCCGCTCGATCGCCCTGGTGGACATCGGCGAGAAGCTCAGCCCGCGAGCCCGCGACCATTTCCGCACGATCATGGCCACCTCCCGCACCAACACCCTTCTGCCCGCAGGGTTGCTCAAGGGCCTGGGGGGCAACTCCAGCGACCCCGACAGCGAGCTGATGGCCCGGGGACTGACCGTGCTCAACAAAACCGGCGACATCGGCATCGCCTATGCCGACGCCGGGCTGATCGAACTCCCCAACGGCAAGAGAGCCGTGGCAGGGTTCATGGTGAAAGGCCCGTTCAACGACCCCCGCTCCACCGATCTGATCCGGGCCATGGCCGCGGCCGTGAGCGAAACCCTCGTGGGTCGCAGCGAGTCCTCTCCCCAACCGCGCTGA
- the ruvC gene encoding crossover junction endodeoxyribonuclease RuvC, which yields MRILGIDPGLARVGYGLIETGPPQRLLDCGMIRTEAGTPEGERLVEIARDLRWLVRRWGPELASVEKFFFYRSSTTISVVQARGVVMMTLARLRVPVVEFPPMQIKLALTGSGHADKNDVLDAVMRELDLAHPPRPDDAADALAVALTGWFQR from the coding sequence TTGCGCATCCTCGGCATCGATCCAGGCCTGGCCCGTGTCGGCTATGGCCTGATCGAGACCGGTCCGCCCCAGCGGCTGCTGGACTGCGGAATGATTCGCACCGAGGCCGGCACACCGGAGGGGGAGCGACTGGTGGAGATCGCCCGCGACCTGCGCTGGCTGGTGCGCCGCTGGGGCCCCGAGCTGGCCTCCGTCGAGAAATTCTTCTTCTACCGCTCCAGCACCACCATCTCCGTCGTGCAGGCCCGGGGGGTGGTGATGATGACGCTGGCCCGGCTGCGGGTGCCGGTGGTGGAGTTCCCGCCGATGCAGATCAAGCTGGCGCTCACGGGCTCCGGTCATGCCGACAAGAACGACGTGCTTGATGCCGTGATGCGGGAACTGGACCTGGCCCATCCCCCCCGCCCCGATGACGCCGCCGATGCCCTGGCCGTGGCCCTCACCGGCTGGTTTCAGCGCTGA